Part of the Stackebrandtia endophytica genome is shown below.
TGTGTTTTCGGCTGGAGGTGCTGACCCGTATCGACGGGCGGGAACCGGTGACGGTCGACGGGGTGACCCACTACGGGTTCGGCAACGGCGCCGGGGACACGGTCAACGCCTGGTTCACCGACGACGGGCGTGGTCTGGTGGTGACGTTCGACCACAACGGCGAACTCAACTTCTATGAGGACGGTCCCGCGCAGGCGGCTCTCTACGAGGGTGTACCGGACGATCTTCTCGGGCTGGTGCGTAACGTACCGGAGACCGACACCATGCTCAGCGCCCTGCTGCCCGACGGCACGGAATTGGTGGTCGCCAGCGGCGTATTCCACTTCTCGGGTCCCTGCGCCATGGCCGACGGCCTGGTGTCATGGCTGCAGAAATCGGGCTTGGACACCACGGACACCGGGATCGACTGGCTGCTGGAGAGCTTCCTGGCGTTGCGGGACTTCTCCCCCGCCACGGTGGCCGAGACGGTGGCCTGGTGGAGCATCGAGGCCATCGAGAAGGGGTTCGCGGAGACCTCCGCGCCCGACACCGAGCTGACGCCCTTCGACCAGGACACGGTGGATCGATTCTGCAAGATCTGGGCCGACTCCGGTTACAACGATCGTGGGGACGTGCACTACATCCTCTTCGACGGTTACACCATCGAGGACGCCGGCGATGCCTACACCGAACTGTTGGGTTTGATCGAGTCCCTGGGGCTCGTGCGCGTCGATTCCCCGTCGACCTCCCCTGACGGTGAGGTCTGGGTCCGGACCGACCCTCGTATCGACGCCGAGCTCGAGCACTGGTCATGAGTCAGTCGACGTGACGGAACCGTCGGCACGCGGCGCCGTGGGTGGAAGGCTCGGGTCGTCGCGACCGACTTACGAACCGACCGAAACGGCGGCCGTCGTGTCCGACGGTCCTCGGCTTACATTCGAAACCCGTCTCGAACGAAATGAGCACCATGCGATCGTCGAACGACCATTCGGTCGGCAACCTGTTGATCCGCAACGCCCGTATCTGGACACGGCCGGGTGCGCCCATATCGCAGCCACGGGATGTGTGGGTCCGCAACGGACGGATCGAGGCGATCGAGTCGTCTCTCGACCCCTCCGAGGGTGTTCCCGAACTCGATGTGAACGGCAGGGTCGTCACCGCCGGTTTCTGGAACTGCCACGTGCACCTGACCGAACCGGTGTGGCGTGGGACGTCGATCGAGGCCCGCCGGAGGCAACAGGACGCCCTCGACGACATGCTGTCCAGTCGAGGTTTCAGCAGCGTCGTCGACCTCGCCTCCCCACCGCACACGACGAGCTCGCTGATCCATCAGATCGAGACCGGTCGGCTTCGCGGCCCGGGCGTCGTGACGGCGGGAGTCGGGATCCTGCCGCAGCGCGGTACGCCCTTCTACATCAAGGCCGACGTCCCCTGGTTCCTGCGGTGGAAATTGCCGAAGCCCGCCACCGCCTCGGGCGCGCGGCGAGCAGTCGCCGCCCAGGTGCGCGGGGGCGCGGGCGTCGTCAAGCTGTTCACCGGCTCATACGTGACACCGGACCGGGTGAAACCGATGCGCCACGACGTCGCCCGGGCCGCCGTCACCGAAGCTCATCGCCACGGGCTGCGGGTGTTCGCGCACACTTCGGACAAGGCGGGCACCGAGGTCGCGATTGAGGCGGGGGTCGACGCGTTGGCTCACGTTCCCGACTCCGCCGAGGGAACCGTTCCGCTGCTTGAGGATGCCGCACGACGCGGCATCCGGGTGGTGCCGACGCTGCACATGTTCGCCGCGACCGTCCGCACCGACGACGACTACCTGCAACCGCTGTACGAGTCGCTGCGGAGCTTCGTCGGGGCCGGCGGCCGAGTGCTGTTCGGCACGGACGTCGGATACATGCGTGACCGCGACACCCGTGGCGAGTTCCAGGCGATGGAGCACAGTGGCCTGTCGGTCGACGACATCCTGCGGTCGCTGACCGTCGAGCCCGCCGAGTTCTTCGGTGACGAAACCGCGGGCACGGTCGAGGTGACGAACCGCGCGGACCTCACGGTGCTGGACTGTTCCACGAACAGCCCGGCCGGCAGCGATCTCGCCGACGTCCACGCGACGATCCGGTCGGGCGAGGTCATTTGGCAACGGACGTGATGCCGACCTAATCGACGATGGTGCGACGCGCTTACTTCCGATGGGCCACACCATTCGCAGCACCGCGATGGGAAGCAGGATAGCGATCACCGCACCGGTGATCACGGGTCGGGCGAACAACGTGCCGAACACGATCGGAAACACGTCGGAGAAGTCGAAGGAGTCGGCGGCGGCACTCGGCCAGTTCCAATCCGACACCGCGAGCAACCGCAGCAGAAGGAACATCGTCGCGACCGGCGGTGGAGATGCCGATGTTCCTGCCCGTCGTGGACTTCTTCGAGGGCTCTTCGGCCTTACGCCCGTTGCCCGTCGTCTCGGTCCCGCTCATGGATTCGGGCCGACCGTCTTCCCGCTCGACCGGCCCAGCCGGGAACAGGACACCGCCGGACCGGCTTGGATGGCTCGCTCGGCTCGACCCACCGAGCTCGGTTCACCGAAGGTGACAACGCTACGCACGCATCGTCTAACGACGGATGGTCGCGTAGGGACACTAGTAGTCGGTCACATCCGTGTTGCCGGGCCGCTTGATGTCGAGATGACGCAGGTTGTTGCGAAGGTATTGACGAGTGCGGCGGCGTTTTCGCTGTTTGGGGCTGCGATACCACGACAGCACCGCGAATCCCGCGCCGGTCGATCCGGCGACCACGGCGAGCCCGATCAGCCACGGCAGCATCCGACGCCCCTTCCCACTGTCAACCGTCATCGAGCCTAATGGAAGATGACCGGGCCCACTGAACACGTGGCCGAGCGCTGAACCGATCGTTCGGCGAACGACGATGCGTAGGCACCAACCGAGAGGAACACCGTGAAGTCCCCCGTCACCAACGCGAGTAAGGCGGCCCGCTCCCATGTCTGACGAACTGCCACCGTGCCCCGAGTGCGCCGAGGCCTTCACCTATGAACAGGGGGCGTTGCTGGTCTGCCCCATGTGCGGTCACGAATGGTCCGCCGAGAGCGCCGAGCCGTCACCGGAGGACTCCGTGATCCGCGACGCCGTCGGCAACCCGCTGGCCGACGGAGACACGGTCACGATCGTCAAGGACCTGAAGGTCAAGGGATCCGGCGGCGGCACCATCAAGTCGGGCACGAAGGTGAAGGGCATCCGCCTCATCGACGATGGCGTCGCCGACCACGACATCGACGCGAAGGTCCCCGGTTTCGGCCAGATGCAGCTGAAGTCGAGCGTGGTGAAGAAGGCTGCCTGAGCGGTCGTAGGGAGAACGTACCGGCCAACCCGCTCGCCTCTTCAGGACCAGACTCGGCGCCGGCCGGTGCACATGCTCTTCAGTTCGTCGTGGCCGGGTTCCAGGGCGGCGAGTGCAACGGTCTCCACTAGTGACTCCCTTCGCCCCAAAGTCGGATGCCTAGTCCATGAGCGCACCGAAGTCGAGGGCGTGCCGACTGTCCGTCGGCGAGGTGGGTTCGAGCTGTCCGGATGACCTTGCAAAACCCCCGCAACGCGGGATCGTCGAAGTCCGCCCGAGAGAGGGAGGCCGAACACCGCGACGGCTCTCGAACAATGCATCGCGCACCATGTGGACGGCTCGCGCGAGACGAGGTTTCCGGAGTATCGTCGCCCGGGATGATCTCGCCCTGCCCGACCTGTGACACCGCGCTGGTGCGCGGCCCGGGCAGGCCGCCGTACGACATGGACATCGCCGCCACCATCGACGCGCTGGGTGATCGCGTGTCCGACGGGCGCATGCGGGTGATCCGTGGAGATGTTCAGTTGACCGACATGCTCGACCTGTTCGCCTCGGACCTGAAGTACACGATCGTGTCCTTTCTCGAGTGCCGACACTGCGAGCGCACCGTCCGCTTCGGACTGTGTATCCGCGGCGCTCCGATCTACGAGCACGTCGACGGAACGGTCCCTGCCGCCCACCCCTGGCAGAAGGTTCCACCTCGGCAGGAGTGGGTGCGTCCCGAGACCCTGCGTGCCGATCTGTTCTCCGGAGACGCCCATCGCCTCGGGAAGGCCGCGTGGACGGTGATCCGCACGGACCGCGCCGAGCTGCTGGATCCGTTGGTGGCGCAACTGCCCGACATCGAGGCCGCCACCGCCGGAGTCGATTTGGGTGGCATGCTGCGGTCGAACACCGCCACACTCCAGCACGCCCTGCGACGTCTGCGGTTTCGCCGTGACGAGGTGTGCGTGTGTGCCGCCTATCCGGATCTCGACCTGTACGACCCTCACGCGGAGGCGGCCGCCGGTCGGGTGCGGGTGTTGCGCACCCATCTGCTCGGCGACGGGCCGTTCGTCGATCATCACGACGGGGAGTGCAACAGCTGCGGCACGCGGTTCGAGATCATTGAAGGCGAGTCCCATTTCCGGTGGTGGTCCTGGCGCCGGATCGATCCGCCATCACAGTGAGCTGGTCCGCCGCCGCCACCACGCCGATGGCCTGGCAGAGTGTGGTCCCCGTCGTGGTCGAGTTCAACCTGTGGCCGGTACCGATACGCGTTGACCTGGCGACCCGTCGGTCGATGAATCGGCGAACCGAAGGAGTTACCCCGTGGTGATCGAGAGACGACACATCGAGAGTCTGGACGGTGCGCGCAAATCGCAGATCGTGGCGACCGACGAACTGATCTTCCTGTCCGGCATTCACCCCGAGTCGACCGACGGTGATGTCAAGGAGCAGACCCGATCGGCGCTGGCTCGGGTCGACGCGCTGCTGGCCGAACTGGGTGAGGATCAATCCGCCATCCTGGTGATACATGTCTGGCTGAAGGACATGCGTTACTTCGGGGCGATGAACGCCGCCTGGAACGAGTGGGCCGATCCGGAGAATCCACCGGCGCGCACCTGTGTCTCCGGCGAGCTCTACCGCCCCGACCTGCTGGTCGAGGTCGTCGTGACCGCCTGCCGCACCGGCGAGGTGTCGGCATGAGCGTCACCAAGTTCGGGCGCGTCACCGGACCGCCGTCACCGAACATTCACCTGGGTTCGTCCTGCCGGTCGATGGTCTCGGTCTGTCTGACCCCGTCGGATCGGTCCGGAACGCTCGCCGAGCAGACCGCTCAGGTGTTGG
Proteins encoded:
- a CDS encoding RidA family protein yields the protein MVIERRHIESLDGARKSQIVATDELIFLSGIHPESTDGDVKEQTRSALARVDALLAELGEDQSAILVIHVWLKDMRYFGAMNAAWNEWADPENPPARTCVSGELYRPDLLVEVVVTACRTGEVSA
- a CDS encoding DUF6357 family protein; its protein translation is MRPLTFSDGKENRQQWLPGGDQSASAAFQEFVDQHRGDDNGSFRVEDEETALVLGFDTRTISRVDGSRTEYRLATNNGDYRSLVLNFARAGFGALDDRGPWLPDVASLTRAKLRFEFDGSVLRATHPRELCFRLEVLTRIDGREPVTVDGVTHYGFGNGAGDTVNAWFTDDGRGLVVTFDHNGELNFYEDGPAQAALYEGVPDDLLGLVRNVPETDTMLSALLPDGTELVVASGVFHFSGPCAMADGLVSWLQKSGLDTTDTGIDWLLESFLALRDFSPATVAETVAWWSIEAIEKGFAETSAPDTELTPFDQDTVDRFCKIWADSGYNDRGDVHYILFDGYTIEDAGDAYTELLGLIESLGLVRVDSPSTSPDGEVWVRTDPRIDAELEHWS
- a CDS encoding zinc ribbon domain-containing protein YjdM, coding for MSDELPPCPECAEAFTYEQGALLVCPMCGHEWSAESAEPSPEDSVIRDAVGNPLADGDTVTIVKDLKVKGSGGGTIKSGTKVKGIRLIDDGVADHDIDAKVPGFGQMQLKSSVVKKAA
- a CDS encoding amidohydrolase family protein, whose protein sequence is MRSSNDHSVGNLLIRNARIWTRPGAPISQPRDVWVRNGRIEAIESSLDPSEGVPELDVNGRVVTAGFWNCHVHLTEPVWRGTSIEARRRQQDALDDMLSSRGFSSVVDLASPPHTTSSLIHQIETGRLRGPGVVTAGVGILPQRGTPFYIKADVPWFLRWKLPKPATASGARRAVAAQVRGGAGVVKLFTGSYVTPDRVKPMRHDVARAAVTEAHRHGLRVFAHTSDKAGTEVAIEAGVDALAHVPDSAEGTVPLLEDAARRGIRVVPTLHMFAATVRTDDDYLQPLYESLRSFVGAGGRVLFGTDVGYMRDRDTRGEFQAMEHSGLSVDDILRSLTVEPAEFFGDETAGTVEVTNRADLTVLDCSTNSPAGSDLADVHATIRSGEVIWQRT